A DNA window from Streptomyces canus contains the following coding sequences:
- the leuC gene encoding 3-isopropylmalate dehydratase large subunit, with protein sequence MGRTLAEKVWDDHVVRRAEGEPDLLFIDLHLLHEVTSPQAFDGLRKSGRQVRRLDLTIATEDHNTPTLDIDKPIADPVSRVQLETLRKNCADFGVRLHPLGDVEQGVVHVVGPQLGLTQPGMTVVCGDSHTSTHGAFGGLAFGIGTSQVEHVLATQTLPLVRPKTMAITVDGELPDGVTAKDLILAIIARIGTGGGQGYVLEYRGSAIEKLSMEARMTICNMSIEAGARAGMIAPDQTTFDYLEGRPHAPKGEDWDAAVAYWKTLKTDEDAAFDAEVVIKADELAPFVTWGTNPGQGAPLSADVPDPASYEDASERFAAEKALEYMGLEAGQPLRSIKVDTVFVGSCTNGRIEDLRAAAELVKGRKVADGVRMLVVPGSARVGLQAVSEGLDVVFKEAGAEWRHAGCSMCLGMNPDQLAPGERSASTSNRNFEGRQGKGGRTHLVSPQVAAATAVLGHLASPADLSDAPVAAGV encoded by the coding sequence ATGGGTAGGACACTCGCGGAGAAGGTCTGGGACGACCATGTCGTCCGGCGCGCCGAGGGCGAGCCCGACCTCCTCTTCATCGATCTGCACCTGCTGCACGAGGTGACCAGCCCGCAGGCCTTCGACGGTCTGCGCAAGAGCGGTCGCCAGGTGCGCCGGCTCGACCTGACCATCGCCACCGAGGACCACAACACCCCGACCCTCGACATCGACAAGCCGATCGCCGACCCGGTCTCGCGCGTCCAGCTGGAGACGCTGCGCAAGAACTGCGCCGACTTCGGCGTCCGCCTGCACCCGCTGGGCGACGTCGAGCAGGGCGTCGTGCACGTGGTGGGTCCGCAGCTCGGACTGACCCAGCCCGGCATGACCGTGGTCTGCGGTGACTCCCACACCTCTACGCACGGTGCCTTCGGCGGCCTGGCGTTCGGCATCGGCACCTCCCAGGTCGAGCACGTCCTGGCCACCCAGACCCTGCCGCTGGTCCGCCCGAAGACCATGGCCATCACGGTCGACGGCGAACTGCCCGACGGCGTCACCGCCAAGGACCTGATCCTGGCGATCATCGCCAGGATCGGCACCGGTGGCGGCCAGGGCTACGTCCTGGAGTACCGCGGCTCCGCCATCGAGAAGCTCTCGATGGAAGCCCGCATGACCATCTGCAACATGTCGATCGAGGCCGGCGCCCGCGCGGGCATGATCGCCCCCGACCAGACCACCTTCGACTACCTCGAGGGCCGCCCGCACGCGCCCAAGGGCGAGGACTGGGACGCGGCTGTCGCGTACTGGAAGACCCTGAAGACGGACGAGGACGCCGCGTTCGACGCCGAGGTCGTCATCAAGGCCGACGAGTTGGCGCCGTTCGTCACCTGGGGCACCAACCCCGGCCAGGGCGCGCCGCTTTCGGCGGACGTCCCCGATCCTGCTTCGTACGAAGACGCTTCGGAGCGCTTCGCTGCCGAAAAGGCCCTGGAATACATGGGGTTGGAGGCCGGGCAGCCGCTGCGCTCCATCAAGGTGGACACCGTCTTCGTAGGTTCGTGCACCAACGGCCGTATCGAGGACCTGCGCGCCGCCGCCGAGCTCGTCAAGGGCCGCAAAGTCGCCGACGGTGTACGGATGCTGGTCGTTCCCGGCTCCGCGCGCGTGGGTCTGCAGGCCGTCTCCGAGGGCCTGGACGTCGTCTTCAAGGAGGCCGGCGCCGAATGGCGGCACGCGGGCTGCTCGATGTGCCTGGGCATGAACCCGGACCAGCTGGCCCCCGGTGAGCGCTCCGCGTCCACCTCCAACCGCAACTTCGAGGGCCGGCAGGGCAAGGGCGGTCGTACGCACCTGGTGTCGCCGCAGGTCGCGGCCGCGACCGCCGTGCTGGGCCACCTGGCTTCGCCCGCCGACCTGTCCGACGCCCCTGTCGCCGCTGGAGTCTGA
- a CDS encoding DUF4188 domain-containing protein — MVGKKVAAGRTTASAEKDVVVLLIGMRINHFWAVHHWVPVFLAMPRMLRELQKAPERGLLSHVLLTASPRTYYVVQYWESKEKLYAYAHSPEMFHHRAWAIINRKEKAGKMRQHVGLWHEAYVVPEGSYESIYADMPAIGLAAAYGQVPVAARGRYAKERFAYRSGASADA; from the coding sequence ATGGTCGGGAAGAAGGTCGCAGCAGGCCGCACCACCGCGTCCGCGGAGAAGGACGTGGTCGTCCTGCTGATCGGGATGCGCATCAACCACTTCTGGGCCGTGCACCACTGGGTCCCGGTCTTCCTGGCCATGCCGCGGATGCTGCGGGAGCTGCAGAAGGCTCCGGAGCGGGGGCTGCTCTCGCATGTACTGCTGACGGCCTCGCCGCGGACGTACTACGTCGTCCAGTACTGGGAGTCGAAGGAGAAGCTGTACGCCTATGCGCACTCGCCGGAGATGTTCCACCACAGGGCGTGGGCGATCATCAACCGCAAGGAGAAGGCGGGGAAGATGCGGCAGCATGTGGGGCTGTGGCACGAGGCGTATGTGGTGCCGGAGGGGTCCTACGAGTCGATCTACGCGGACATGCCGGCGATCGGACTCGCGGCGGCGTACGGGCAGGTGCCGGTCGCTGCGCGCGGGCGGTACGCGAAAGAGCGGTTCGCCTATCGGTCCGGGGCGTCGGCGGACGCCTGA
- the ndgR gene encoding IclR family transcriptional regulator NdgR yields the protein MDNSSGVGVLDKAALVLSALESGPATLAGLVAATGLARPTAHRLAVALEHHRMVARDMQGRFILGPRLAELAAAAGEDRLLATAGPVLTHLRDITGESAQLYRRQGDMRICVAAAERLSGLRDTVPVGSTLTMKAGSSAQILMAWEEPERLHRGLQGARFTATALSGVRRRGWAQSIGEREPGVASVSAPVRGPSNRVVAAVSVSGPIERLTRHPGRMHAQAVIDAAARLSEALRRTG from the coding sequence ATGGACAACAGTAGCGGCGTCGGCGTTCTGGACAAGGCAGCCCTTGTCCTGAGCGCTCTGGAGTCCGGTCCGGCCACCCTCGCGGGCTTGGTCGCGGCGACCGGACTGGCACGACCCACGGCCCACCGGCTGGCCGTGGCTCTGGAACACCACCGCATGGTGGCACGCGACATGCAGGGCCGTTTCATTCTGGGCCCGCGCCTCGCCGAACTGGCCGCGGCCGCCGGTGAGGACCGCCTCCTCGCGACGGCCGGCCCGGTGCTCACGCATCTGCGGGACATCACCGGCGAGAGCGCACAGCTCTACCGCCGCCAGGGCGACATGCGTATCTGCGTCGCCGCGGCGGAGCGCCTGTCGGGCCTCAGGGACACGGTCCCGGTCGGCTCGACGCTCACCATGAAGGCGGGCTCCTCGGCCCAGATCCTGATGGCGTGGGAGGAGCCGGAGCGCCTGCACCGCGGTCTCCAGGGCGCCCGCTTCACGGCCACGGCCCTGTCGGGCGTACGACGCCGCGGCTGGGCACAGTCCATCGGCGAGCGCGAGCCGGGCGTGGCGTCCGTGTCCGCGCCCGTACGCGGCCCCTCCAACCGCGTGGTGGCCGCCGTCTCGGTCTCCGGCCCCATCGAGCGCCTGACCCGCCACCCGGGCCGCATGCACGCCCAGGCGGTCATCGACGCCGCCGCCCGCCTCTCCGAGGCACTGCGCCGCACGGGTTGA
- the gltX gene encoding glutamate--tRNA ligase: MSSVASAPVRVRFCPSPTGNPHVGLVRTALFNWAFARHHQGTLVFRIEDTDAARDSEESYNQLLDSMRWLGFDWDEGPEVGGPHAPYRQSQRMDLYKDVAAKLLDAGHAYHCYCSQQELDTRREAARAAGKPSGYDGHCRDLTDEQVSTYVAEGRTPIVRFRMPDETITFTDLVRGELTFTPENVPDYGIVRANGAPLYTLVNPVDDALMEITHVLRGEDLLSSTPRQIALYKALIELGVAKSVPAFGHLPYVMGEGNKKLSKRDPQASLNLYRERGFLPEGLLNYLSLLGWSLSADKDIFTTDELVAAFDIADVNPNPARFDLKKCEAINADHIRLLDVKDFTERCAPWLKAPFAPWSAEDFDETKWQAIAPHAQTRLKVLSEITDNVDFLFLPEPVFDEPSWTKAMKEGSDALLRTAREKLESADWTSPESLKEAVLAAGETHGLKLGKAQAPVRVAVTGRTVGLPLFESLEILGKETTLARIDAALEKLMV, translated from the coding sequence TTGTCAAGCGTGGCTAGCGCACCCGTCCGCGTACGTTTCTGCCCCTCGCCCACCGGTAACCCCCACGTGGGCCTGGTCCGCACCGCCCTGTTCAACTGGGCGTTCGCCCGGCACCACCAGGGCACGCTCGTCTTCCGCATCGAGGACACCGACGCGGCCCGCGACTCCGAGGAGTCGTACAACCAGCTGCTCGACTCGATGCGCTGGCTGGGCTTCGACTGGGACGAGGGCCCCGAGGTCGGCGGCCCGCACGCCCCGTACCGGCAGTCGCAGCGGATGGACCTCTACAAGGACGTCGCCGCCAAGCTCCTGGACGCCGGTCACGCCTACCACTGCTACTGCTCCCAGCAGGAGCTGGACACCCGCCGCGAGGCGGCTCGTGCGGCCGGCAAGCCCTCGGGCTACGACGGCCACTGCCGCGACCTGACCGACGAGCAGGTCTCCACGTACGTCGCCGAGGGCCGTACGCCCATCGTCCGCTTCCGTATGCCCGACGAGACGATCACCTTCACGGACCTGGTCCGCGGCGAGCTGACCTTCACCCCGGAGAACGTGCCGGACTACGGGATCGTACGAGCCAACGGGGCGCCCCTCTACACGCTCGTGAACCCGGTCGACGACGCGCTGATGGAGATCACGCACGTCCTGCGCGGCGAGGACCTGCTGTCCTCCACCCCACGCCAGATCGCCCTGTACAAGGCGCTGATCGAGCTGGGCGTGGCGAAGTCCGTGCCCGCCTTCGGGCACCTGCCGTACGTGATGGGCGAGGGCAACAAGAAGCTCTCCAAGCGTGACCCGCAGGCCTCGCTCAACCTCTACCGGGAGCGCGGCTTCCTGCCCGAGGGCCTGCTCAACTACCTCTCCCTGCTGGGCTGGTCGCTCTCGGCGGACAAGGACATCTTCACCACCGACGAGCTGGTCGCGGCCTTCGACATCGCGGACGTGAACCCCAACCCGGCGCGCTTCGACCTGAAGAAGTGCGAGGCGATCAACGCAGACCACATCCGTCTCCTGGACGTGAAGGACTTCACGGAGCGCTGCGCCCCGTGGCTGAAGGCTCCCTTCGCCCCATGGTCCGCGGAGGACTTCGACGAGACGAAGTGGCAGGCGATCGCCCCGCACGCCCAGACCCGTCTCAAGGTCCTCTCCGAGATCACCGACAACGTCGACTTCCTGTTCCTGCCGGAGCCGGTCTTCGACGAGCCCTCGTGGACCAAGGCGATGAAGGAGGGCTCGGACGCCCTGCTCCGCACGGCCCGCGAGAAGCTGGAGTCCGCGGACTGGACCTCGCCGGAGTCCCTCAAGGAGGCCGTGCTGGCCGCCGGCGAGACCCACGGCCTCAAGCTCGGCAAGGCCCAGGCCCCGGTCCGCGTGGCCGTCACCGGGCGCACGGTCGGCCTGCCCCTCTTCGAGTCCCTGGAGATCCTGGGCAAGGAGACGACGCTGGCCCGCATCGACGCGGCGCTGGAGAAGTTGATGGTGTAA
- the cofC gene encoding 2-phospho-L-lactate guanylyltransferase: MQWTLVIPLKPLARAKSRLSDTADDGVRPGLALAFAQDTVAAALACRAVGDVAVVTDDALAGRELAALGARIVPDEPRGGLNAALSHAAAVVRSTRPESALAALNADLPALRPLELARVLDAAVEFPRAFLADAATIGTTLLAARQDAELRPAFGPDSRARHRASGATELPLTEVDSVRQDVDTGEDLRAALALGVGPRTAAAAARLLIPGQ; this comes from the coding sequence GTGCAGTGGACGTTGGTCATCCCGCTCAAGCCCTTGGCGCGGGCCAAGAGCAGGCTCTCGGACACCGCCGACGACGGGGTGCGCCCGGGTCTGGCGCTCGCCTTCGCCCAGGACACCGTGGCGGCCGCGCTGGCTTGCCGTGCGGTCGGTGATGTGGCGGTAGTCACGGATGACGCCCTGGCGGGCCGCGAGCTGGCGGCCCTGGGCGCCCGGATCGTCCCCGACGAGCCACGGGGCGGCCTGAACGCGGCCCTGTCGCACGCGGCGGCCGTCGTACGGTCCACGCGTCCCGAAAGCGCCCTCGCGGCCCTGAACGCCGATCTTCCGGCGCTACGGCCCCTTGAATTGGCCCGGGTCCTCGACGCTGCCGTGGAATTCCCGCGCGCTTTTCTCGCGGACGCCGCAACAATCGGCACGACTCTGCTGGCGGCCCGGCAGGACGCGGAATTGCGCCCCGCCTTCGGCCCGGATTCCCGCGCACGACATCGCGCCTCGGGAGCGACGGAACTCCCCCTCACCGAGGTGGATTCCGTACGACAGGACGTGGACACCGGCGAGGACCTGCGGGCCGCGCTCGCCCTCGGGGTGGGCCCCCGGACGGCCGCCGCCGCTGCGCGGTTGCTGATTCCCGGGCAGTAG
- a CDS encoding NAD(P)H-dependent glycerol-3-phosphate dehydrogenase, with the protein MSKPVKAAVFGTGSWGTAFGMVLADAGCEVTLWARRPELAEAVNSTRTNPDYLPGVELPENLRATANAAEAARDAELTVLAIPSQTLRTNLAEWTPLLAPDTVLVSLMKGVELGSAMRMSEVIEDVAKVGADRIAVVTGPNLAREIAARMPAAAVVACTDEAVARRLQTSCHTPYFRPYTNTDVVGCELGGAVKNVIGLAVGIADGMGLGDNAKGSLITRGLAETTRLGLAMGADPLTFSGLAGLGDLVATCSSPLSRNHTFGTNLGKGMTLQETIAVTKQTAEGVKSCESVLDLARRHGVDMPITETVVGIVHEGKAPVVAVKELMSRSAKPERH; encoded by the coding sequence GTGAGCAAGCCCGTCAAGGCGGCCGTCTTCGGTACCGGTTCATGGGGCACCGCGTTCGGCATGGTGCTCGCCGACGCGGGGTGCGAGGTCACCCTGTGGGCGCGGCGTCCCGAACTCGCGGAAGCCGTCAACTCCACGCGGACGAACCCGGACTACCTCCCCGGCGTCGAACTCCCGGAGAACCTCCGGGCGACGGCAAACGCCGCGGAGGCCGCGCGCGACGCGGAGTTGACCGTCCTCGCGATCCCCTCGCAGACCCTGCGCACCAACCTCGCCGAGTGGACCCCCCTACTCGCGCCCGACACCGTCCTCGTCTCCCTCATGAAGGGTGTCGAACTCGGCTCCGCCATGCGGATGAGTGAGGTGATCGAGGACGTCGCGAAGGTCGGCGCCGACCGCATCGCCGTGGTCACCGGACCCAACCTCGCGCGGGAGATCGCCGCCCGGATGCCGGCCGCCGCCGTGGTCGCCTGCACCGACGAGGCGGTCGCCCGGCGACTCCAGACCTCCTGCCACACGCCGTACTTCCGCCCGTACACCAACACCGACGTGGTGGGCTGTGAACTCGGCGGCGCCGTGAAGAACGTCATCGGCCTCGCCGTCGGCATCGCGGACGGCATGGGCCTCGGTGACAACGCCAAGGGCTCGCTCATCACGCGCGGTCTCGCGGAGACGACCCGGCTCGGACTCGCCATGGGCGCCGACCCGCTGACGTTCTCCGGACTCGCCGGTCTCGGCGACCTGGTGGCGACCTGCTCCTCGCCGCTGTCGCGCAACCACACCTTCGGCACCAACCTCGGCAAGGGCATGACCCTCCAGGAGACCATCGCGGTCACCAAGCAGACCGCGGAGGGCGTCAAGTCCTGTGAGTCCGTGCTGGATCTGGCCCGCAGGCACGGCGTCGACATGCCGATCACCGAGACGGTCGTCGGCATCGTGCACGAGGGCAAGGCACCGGTGGTCGCCGTCAAGGAGCTGATGTCGCGCAGCGCGAAACCCGAACGACACTGA
- a CDS encoding fumarylacetoacetate hydrolase family protein — MRIARFSIDGNVAFGAVEGDRPDELVLDIIKGIPFADFELSGTKVPLSKVRLLPPVLPNKVVAYGRNYADHAKELGNEVPDVPFAFFKPSTSVIGPGDEIQYPSFSADVHHEAELAVVIGRMCREVPRDRVKDVIFGYTCANDITARDVQKREKQWARAKGFDTSCPLGPWVETDLDLETASDLTIQLTVNGEQRQLGRTSEMIHPIEDLIVNISEAMTLLPGDVILTGTPAGVGPLTVGDEVAVTIEGIGTLTNKVVKRG, encoded by the coding sequence GTGCGCATCGCCAGATTCTCCATCGACGGGAACGTCGCCTTCGGCGCGGTCGAGGGCGACAGGCCGGACGAACTCGTCCTCGACATCATCAAGGGCATCCCGTTCGCGGACTTCGAGCTCTCCGGTACGAAGGTCCCGCTCAGCAAGGTCCGGCTGCTGCCCCCGGTGCTCCCCAACAAGGTCGTGGCGTACGGCCGTAACTACGCCGACCACGCGAAGGAACTCGGCAACGAGGTCCCGGACGTCCCCTTCGCCTTCTTCAAGCCCTCCACCTCGGTGATCGGCCCCGGCGACGAGATCCAGTACCCCTCCTTCTCGGCGGACGTCCACCACGAGGCCGAACTCGCCGTCGTCATCGGCCGTATGTGCCGCGAGGTGCCGCGCGATCGCGTCAAGGACGTGATCTTCGGCTACACCTGCGCGAACGACATCACCGCCCGGGACGTCCAGAAGCGCGAGAAGCAGTGGGCTCGGGCCAAGGGCTTCGACACCTCCTGCCCGCTGGGCCCCTGGGTGGAGACGGATCTGGACCTGGAGACGGCGTCCGACCTGACGATCCAGCTCACCGTCAACGGCGAACAACGCCAGCTCGGCCGCACCAGCGAGATGATCCACCCGATCGAGGATCTGATCGTCAACATCTCCGAGGCCATGACGCTGCTCCCCGGTGACGTGATCCTCACGGGCACCCCGGCAGGCGTCGGGCCGCTCACCGTCGGCGACGAGGTCGCCGTCACCATCGAAGGCATCGGCACTCTCACCAACAAGGTTGTCAAGCGTGGCTAG
- a CDS encoding type II toxin-antitoxin system RelE family toxin, giving the protein MTAYRVQFTVEAQATYDALPGERRAQLDKAVRILARDPFRKTSTAQLGPDEHLRKAYVAPGVMLEYMVAGAIMVVVVLEIFDESAYLIDETDAV; this is encoded by the coding sequence ATGACCGCGTACCGCGTCCAGTTCACCGTCGAGGCCCAGGCGACGTACGACGCTCTGCCCGGAGAGCGTCGCGCCCAGTTGGACAAGGCCGTGCGGATACTGGCTCGTGATCCGTTCCGCAAGACATCGACCGCGCAGCTCGGGCCCGATGAGCACCTGCGCAAGGCCTATGTGGCGCCCGGCGTGATGCTGGAGTACATGGTGGCCGGCGCGATCATGGTCGTCGTGGTGTTGGAGATCTTCGACGAGAGCGCCTACCTGATCGACGAGACCGACGCGGTCTGA
- a CDS encoding HU family DNA-binding protein, whose amino-acid sequence MNKAQLVEAIADKVGGRQQAADAVDAVLDAIVRATVAGDRVSVTGFGSFEKVDRPARYARNPQTGERVRVKKTSVPRFRAGQGFKDLVSGTKKLPKNDVAVKKAPKGSLSGGASATVKKAAAKKATAKTAAAKKTTARKTTAKKTTATAKKTTAKKAPAKSTATAKTTAAKKTTAQKATAKKAPAKKATAKKAPAKKSASRTTTAKKATARKR is encoded by the coding sequence GTGAACAAGGCGCAGCTCGTAGAAGCGATTGCCGACAAGGTGGGCGGCCGCCAGCAGGCCGCCGACGCGGTCGACGCGGTCCTGGACGCCATCGTCCGCGCGACGGTCGCGGGCGACCGGGTCTCGGTCACCGGCTTCGGTTCGTTCGAGAAGGTCGACCGGCCGGCCCGTTACGCCCGTAACCCCCAGACGGGCGAGCGGGTTCGGGTCAAGAAGACCTCCGTTCCGCGCTTCCGCGCGGGCCAGGGCTTCAAGGACCTGGTGAGCGGCACGAAGAAGCTCCCGAAGAACGACGTCGCGGTCAAGAAGGCGCCCAAGGGCAGCCTGAGCGGCGGGGCTTCGGCCACGGTCAAGAAGGCGGCCGCGAAGAAGGCCACCGCCAAGACCGCTGCGGCCAAGAAGACCACCGCGAGGAAGACGACGGCCAAGAAGACGACGGCCACCGCGAAGAAGACCACGGCGAAGAAGGCGCCCGCCAAGAGCACGGCGACCGCCAAGACCACCGCCGCGAAGAAGACCACCGCCCAGAAGGCGACGGCCAAGAAGGCCCCGGCGAAGAAGGCGACCGCCAAGAAGGCCCCCGCCAAGAAGTCGGCCTCTCGCACCACCACCGCCAAGAAGGCCACGGCCCGCAAGAGGTAA
- a CDS encoding MerR family transcriptional regulator yields MRLAELSEHSGVSTATIKYYLREGLLPPGHQINATTAEYDEEHLRRLRLVRAMIQVGRVPVARVREVLGHVDDDSLGRSIRLGAALWALPQVPEPDEDDEYVRAAHQEVTALLDRLGWENAKQLTTISPAYRSLVVAVAAFRRLGYEWGAEQLAPYAELMHRTAVLDLDNLETQPSEAERVEFAILGAILNEPLLQSLHRLAQEEESTRRYGFE; encoded by the coding sequence ATGCGGCTGGCCGAACTCAGCGAGCACAGCGGTGTGTCCACCGCGACGATCAAGTACTACCTGCGCGAAGGGCTGTTGCCGCCGGGCCACCAGATCAACGCCACCACGGCCGAGTACGACGAGGAGCACCTACGGCGGCTGCGGCTGGTGCGCGCGATGATCCAGGTGGGCCGGGTGCCGGTGGCGAGGGTGCGCGAGGTCCTCGGACACGTGGACGACGACTCCCTGGGCCGCTCGATCCGCCTCGGCGCGGCGCTGTGGGCCCTGCCGCAGGTGCCCGAGCCGGACGAGGACGACGAGTACGTCCGGGCCGCGCACCAGGAGGTCACCGCACTCCTGGACCGGCTCGGCTGGGAGAACGCCAAGCAGCTCACGACCATCTCCCCCGCGTACCGCTCGCTGGTGGTGGCAGTGGCCGCGTTCCGCCGGCTCGGCTACGAGTGGGGGGCCGAACAGCTCGCGCCGTACGCCGAGTTGATGCACCGGACGGCCGTCCTCGACCTGGACAACCTCGAGACGCAACCGTCGGAGGCGGAGCGGGTCGAGTTCGCGATCCTGGGCGCGATCCTCAACGAGCCGCTGCTGCAGTCGCTGCACCGGCTGGCCCAGGAGGAGGAGTCGACGCGGCGGTACGGCTTCGAATGA
- a CDS encoding HAD family hydrolase, giving the protein MSIRAVVWDVDDTLFDYTGADRIGMRLHLTAEGLLEAYENVEQAIVRWRAITDTQWARFSAGEVDFQGQRRDRVRVFLGEELTDAEADAWFQRYIAHYETAWALFPDVLPVLDALAASHRHAVLSNSSIHVQDHKLRVLGVHDRFEVILCAAELGVSKPEAGAFLAACDALELAPHQVAYVGDHPEIDGRGAAEAGLLSVWVDRDGSVHAHVPTPAGPRRIASLAELPAVLGADTRFGAPSTFG; this is encoded by the coding sequence ATGAGCATTCGGGCCGTGGTCTGGGACGTGGACGACACCCTCTTCGACTACACGGGGGCCGACCGCATCGGAATGCGTCTGCATCTGACGGCCGAGGGGCTGCTCGAGGCGTACGAGAACGTCGAGCAGGCCATCGTGCGGTGGCGGGCGATCACGGACACCCAGTGGGCGCGGTTCTCGGCGGGAGAGGTCGACTTCCAGGGGCAGCGGCGGGACCGGGTGCGGGTGTTCCTGGGCGAGGAGCTGACCGACGCGGAGGCGGACGCCTGGTTCCAGCGGTACATCGCGCACTACGAGACCGCCTGGGCCCTCTTCCCCGACGTGCTGCCCGTCCTGGACGCCCTCGCCGCCAGTCACCGGCACGCCGTGCTGTCCAACTCCAGCATCCACGTCCAGGACCACAAGCTGCGCGTGCTCGGCGTGCACGACCGCTTCGAGGTCATCCTGTGCGCCGCCGAACTGGGCGTCTCCAAGCCCGAGGCGGGAGCCTTCCTCGCGGCCTGCGACGCCCTGGAGCTGGCCCCGCACCAGGTGGCCTATGTCGGCGACCACCCGGAGATCGACGGCCGGGGTGCCGCCGAGGCCGGACTGCTGTCGGTCTGGGTCGACCGCGACGGCAGTGTGCACGCCCATGTCCCCACCCCTGCCGGACCGCGGCGCATCGCCTCGCTCGCCGAACTCCCCGCGGTCCTCGGCGCGGATACCCGTTTTGGAGCCCCGTCCACCTTCGGGTAA
- a CDS encoding lysophospholipid acyltransferase family protein, giving the protein MPRRRIGFWYRLAAVIAKPPLVVLIKRDWRGMEHIPADGGFITAVNHNSHIDPFAYAHFQYNTGRVPRFLAKSGLFNKGFIGAMMRGTGQIPVYRETTDALSAFRAAIDAVDRGECVAFYPEGTITRDPDQWPMIGKTGAARVALQTKCPVIPVAQWGANELLPPYAKKLHVFPRKTSHVLAGPPVDLSPFYGKEMTPDLLKEATEVIMAAVTAQLEQIRGEKAPETAYDPRRERIEQRRRTQAQSGHEGEKSK; this is encoded by the coding sequence GTGCCCCGCCGCAGAATCGGCTTCTGGTACCGCTTGGCAGCGGTGATCGCCAAACCGCCGCTCGTGGTTCTGATCAAGCGGGACTGGCGTGGAATGGAGCATATTCCGGCCGACGGCGGATTTATCACCGCGGTCAACCACAATTCGCACATTGATCCCTTCGCGTACGCGCACTTCCAGTACAACACCGGACGCGTTCCGCGATTCCTCGCGAAGAGTGGTCTTTTCAACAAGGGATTCATCGGCGCCATGATGCGCGGCACGGGGCAGATTCCCGTCTACCGCGAGACCACGGACGCGCTCAGCGCCTTCAGGGCCGCCATCGATGCCGTGGATCGCGGCGAATGCGTCGCGTTCTACCCCGAGGGCACCATCACCCGGGACCCCGACCAGTGGCCCATGATCGGCAAGACCGGTGCCGCGCGGGTGGCCCTCCAGACCAAGTGCCCGGTGATCCCCGTCGCGCAGTGGGGCGCCAACGAACTCCTGCCGCCGTACGCCAAGAAGCTCCACGTGTTTCCGCGCAAGACCTCGCACGTCCTGGCGGGCCCGCCAGTGGACCTGTCGCCGTTCTACGGCAAGGAGATGACCCCGGACCTTCTGAAGGAGGCCACCGAGGTCATCATGGCCGCCGTCACCGCCCAGCTGGAGCAGATCCGCGGCGAGAAGGCGCCCGAGACGGCGTACGACCCGCGCCGCGAGCGGATCGAGCAGCGGCGCCGGACCCAGGCCCAGAGCGGCCACGAGGGGGAGAAGAGCAAGTGA
- the leuD gene encoding 3-isopropylmalate dehydratase small subunit has translation MEAFTTHTGRAVPLRRSNVDTDQIIPAHWLKKVTRDGFEDGLFEAWRKDEKFILNQPERKGATVLVAGPDFGTGSSREHAVWALQNYGFKAVISSRFADIFRGNSLKNGLLTVVLEQKIVDALQELTENDPEAEITVDLQAREVRAEGITASFELDENSRWRLLNGLDDISITLQNEADIAAYEAKRPSYKPRTLQS, from the coding sequence ATGGAAGCATTCACCACGCACACCGGCCGGGCCGTCCCGCTGCGCCGCTCCAACGTCGACACCGACCAGATCATCCCTGCTCACTGGCTCAAGAAGGTGACCCGGGACGGGTTCGAGGACGGACTGTTCGAGGCCTGGCGCAAGGACGAGAAATTCATCCTCAACCAGCCCGAGCGCAAGGGCGCCACGGTCCTGGTCGCCGGCCCCGACTTCGGCACCGGCTCCTCCCGTGAGCACGCCGTGTGGGCGCTGCAGAACTACGGCTTCAAGGCTGTGATCTCCTCCCGCTTCGCCGACATCTTCCGCGGCAACTCGCTCAAGAACGGCCTGCTCACGGTGGTTCTGGAGCAGAAGATCGTGGACGCGCTCCAGGAGCTCACGGAGAACGACCCCGAAGCCGAGATCACGGTCGACCTTCAGGCCCGCGAGGTGCGCGCCGAGGGCATCACGGCGAGCTTCGAGCTGGACGAGAACTCCCGCTGGCGGCTGCTGAACGGCCTGGACGACATCTCCATCACCCTCCAGAACGAGGCCGACATCGCCGCGTACGAGGCCAAGCGGCCCTCGTACAAGCCGAGGACGCTGCAGAGCTGA